The genomic window TCAGGGCCATTCTTTGCTCTTCGGGCAACTTGGCCATGGCCTCGTTAACCGCTGCCAGGCTTCGTTCCCCGGCGGATTGTGTCTCCGCTGAGGGCGAGAGTTCTCTCGCCTCGCCCGTCTGTGCAACGGTGTTGGCGTGGCGTGTTCGCACTTCCCGGGATCTCAGCTCGTCGATCCACAGGTTCTTGCATACCCGGTACGCCCAACGGGCGGTGTGAGCGTCGTCGGGAATGCCCCGTTCCAACAGCCGCTCCACAGTACACTGGAGCAAGTCGTCAGCATCCGCATCGCTGCCTGTCAAAGACAGGCAGAACCTTTTGAGGCCTTTCAGCTCCGCCATCAGTTCCTGGCGCTGCCGCTTGCCTAGTTGTCGATCACTGAGCGACGTCATTCATTCCCTGCTAGAATCTAAGACGCTTGCGAGTGCGCTTTATTCCCTGATTTCTTCCAGGGATTAAACAACGCGTTGAATCGTCAGTATAAAGAAGCGGGGGTCCGGCATACAGGCGTTCTGTGCTGCTCGGAGATGCCCCGTCCTGATTAGTGGTAACGCCATGATTTCATTAAATATTTTTTCAAATCTGCCGTTCTTCGAAAGACGAGATGGCGCCTTTGGGGACCACGGAAGCTCACTGCTTCCGGCGCCTGCCGGTGCC from Congregibacter litoralis KT71 includes these protein-coding regions:
- a CDS encoding RNA polymerase sigma factor; this encodes MTSLSDRQLGKRQRQELMAELKGLKRFCLSLTGSDADADDLLQCTVERLLERGIPDDAHTARWAYRVCKNLWIDELRSREVRTRHANTVAQTGEARELSPSAETQSAGERSLAAVNEAMAKLPEEQRMALTLVAVEGKSYAEAAEILDVPIGTIMSRIARARKQLLPALD